The DNA region GCTTTTACTACGCCTTTGTTGGTATACTTGGTAGCTTCTTTTCCACCACCTGTAACAACTGTATTAACACTTTTTACTTTAACGTTATAGTGACTTTCTACCGCTTTACGGATTTCAATCTTGTTGGCTTTACGCGCAACGATGAAACCATAGCGACCTTTTTCACTTTCGGCGGTCACCTTTTCGGTGATGATTGGTTTAATCAAAATTGTACTCATCGCCTTAATTATTTAAAACGGTTTCGATTTTCTGAATGCTACCTTCTACCAAAATGATATTGTTTGCATTCATAATATCATAAGTATTCAGTTCTGATGCAGGAACAACTTTACTTTTTTCAAGATTTCTGGAAGAAAGGAAAATGTTTGCATTTGATTCGGGAACAACAAATAATGTTTTTTTCCCTTCGAGCGACAAGTTCTTCAGCATTGAAACGAACTCCTTAGTACGAGGTTTATCCATTTGGAAATCCTCAATAACCATAATTCCGTTTTCTTTTGCCTTATATGTAAGCGCTGATTTACGTGCAATCTTTTTAAGTTTTTTGTTCAACTTAAAATCATAGTCACGTGGTTGTGGACCGTGGATATTTCCCCCTTGTTTGAAGAGTGGAGATTTAATACTACCCGCACGTGCACCACCGGTACCTTTTTGACGCTTCAATTTACGTGTAGAGTAATCTACTTCTGCACGTTGCTTAGTTTTAGAAGTCCCTTGACGTTTGTTAGCAAGATATTGCTTAACGTCGAGATAGATTGCATGATCATTAGGCTCAACTCCGAAAATCGAGTCGTTCAGCTTAACTTTCTTGCTGGTCT from Flavobacteriales bacterium includes:
- the rplD gene encoding 50S ribosomal protein L4 gives rise to the protein MELEILNIQGKKTSKKVKLNDSIFGVEPNDHAIYLDVKQYLANKRQGTSKTKQRAEVDYSTRKLKRQKGTGGARAGSIKSPLFKQGGNIHGPQPRDYDFKLNKKLKKIARKSALTYKAKENGIMVIEDFQMDKPRTKEFVSMLKNLSLEGKKTLFVVPESNANIFLSSRNLEKSKVVPASELNTYDIMNANNIILVEGSIQKIETVLNN
- the rplW gene encoding 50S ribosomal protein L23, which gives rise to MSTILIKPIITEKVTAESEKGRYGFIVARKANKIEIRKAVESHYNVKVKSVNTVVTGGGKEATKYTNKGVVKASRPVVKKAFVTLVEGDVIDLYGNI